The proteins below are encoded in one region of Equus przewalskii isolate Varuska chromosome 1, EquPr2, whole genome shotgun sequence:
- the NEURL1 gene encoding E3 ubiquitin-protein ligase NEURL1 isoform X2 produces the protein MGGQITRSTLHDSIGGPFPVTSHRCHHKQKHCPPVLPGGGLPATPLLFHPHTKGSQILMDLSHKAVKRQASFCNAITFSNRPVLIYEQVRLKITKKQCCWSGALRLGFTSKDPSRIHPDSLPKYACPDLVSQSGFWAKALPEEFANEGNIIAFWVDKKGRVFYRINDSAAMLFFNGVRTADPLWALVDVYGLTRGVQLLDSELVLPDCLRPRSFTALRRPSLRREADDARLSVSLCDLNVPGGDGDEPPPAAGCPVPQNSLNSQHSRALPAQLDGDLRFHALRAGAHVRILDEQTVARLEHGRDERALVFTSRPVRVAETIFVKVTRSGGARPGALSFGVTTCDPGTLRPAELPFSPEALVDRKEFWAVCRVPGPLHSGDILGLVVNAEGELHLSHNGAAAGMQLCVDASQPLWMLFGLHGAVTQIRILGSTILAERGMPSLPCSPASTPTSPSALGSHLSDPLLSTCSSGPLGSSAGGTAPNSPVSLPESPVTPGTGQWSDECTICYEHAVDTVIYTCGHMCLCYACGLRLKKALHACCPICRRPIKDIIKTYRSS, from the exons ACTCCATCGGGGGCCCCTTCCCTGTCACCTCTCACCGATGCCACCACAAGCAGAAGCACTGCCCCCCGGTGCTGCCTGGCGGGGGGCTCCCAGCCACGCCGCTGCTCTTCCACCCACACACCAAGGGCTCCCAGATCCTCATGGACCTCAGCCACAAGGCCGTTAAGAGGCAGGCCAGCTTCTGCAATGCCATCACCTTCAGTAACCGCCCAGTCCTCATCTACGAGCAAGTCAGGCTGAAG ATCACCAAGAAGCAGTGCTGCTGGAGCGGGGCTCTGCGCCTGGGCTTCACGAGCAAGGACCCCTCCCGCATCCACCCCGACTCGCTGCCCAAGTACGCCTGCCCCGACCTGGTGTCCCAGAGCGGCTTCTGGGCCAAGGCGCTGCCCGAGGAGTTTGCCAACGAGGGCAACATCATCGCCTTCTGGGTGGACAAGAAGGGCCGTGTGTTCTACCGCATCAACGACTCGGCTGCCATGCTCTTCTTCAACGGGGTCCGCACGGCCGACCCGCTCTGGGCCCTGGTGGACGTCTACGGCCTCACGCGGGGCGTCCAGCTGCTCG ACAGCGAGCTGGTGCTCCCGGACTGCCTGCGGCCGCGCTCCTTCACCGCGCTGCGGCGGCCGTCACTGCGGCGCGAGGCCGACGACGCGCGCCTCTCCGTGAGCCTGTGCGACCTCAACGTGCCGGGCGGCGACGGCGACGAGCCCCCGCCGGCCGCCGGCTGCCCGGTGCCGCAGAACTCGCTCAACTCGCAGCACAGCCGCGCGCTGCCCGCGCAGCTCGACGGCGACCTGCGCTTCCACGCGCTGCGCGCCGGCGCGCACGTCCGCATCCTGGACGAGCAGACGGTGGCGCGCCTGGAGCACGGGCGCGACGAGCGCGCGCTCGTCTTCACCAGCCGGCCCGTGCGCGTGGCCGAGACCATCTTCGTCAAGGTCACGCGCTCGGGCGGCGCGCGGCCCGGCGCGCTCTCGTTCGGCGTCACCACGTGCGACCCCGGCACGCTGCGGCCCGCCGAGCTGCCGTTCAGCCCCGAGGCGCTGGTGGACCGCAAGGAGTTCTGGGCCGTGTGCCGCGTGCCCGGGCCCCTGCACAGCGGCGACATCCTGGGCCTGGTGGTCAACGCCGAAGGCGAGCTGCACCTCAGCCACAACGGCGCCGCGGCCGGCATGCAGCTGTGCGTGGACGCCTCGCAGCCGCTCTGGATGCTCTTTGGTCTGCACGGGGCCGTCACGCAGATCCGCATCCTTG GCTCCACCATCCTGGCAGAGCGGGGCATGCCATCActcccctgctcccctgcctccaCGCCAACCTCACCCAGCGCCCTGGGCAGCCACCTCTCCGACCCCTTGCTCAGCACGTGCAGCTCCGGACCTCTGGGTAGCTCTGCTGGTG GGACGGCCCCCAACTCACCGGTGAGCCTGCCAGAGTCACCAGTGACCCCAGGCACGGGCCAGTGGAGTGATGAGTGCACAATTTGCTATGAGCACGCGGTGGACACGGTCATCTACACATGTGGCCACATGTGCCTCTGCTACGCCTGTGGTCTACGCCTCAAGAAGGCCTTGCACGCCTGCTGCCCCATCTGCCGCCGCCCCATCAAGGACATCATCAAGACCTACCGCAGCTCCTAG
- the NEURL1 gene encoding E3 ubiquitin-protein ligase NEURL1 isoform X3 produces MDLSHKAVKRQASFCNAITFSNRPVLIYEQVRLKITKKQCCWSGALRLGFTSKDPSRIHPDSLPKYACPDLVSQSGFWAKALPEEFANEGNIIAFWVDKKGRVFYRINDSAAMLFFNGVRTADPLWALVDVYGLTRGVQLLDSELVLPDCLRPRSFTALRRPSLRREADDARLSVSLCDLNVPGGDGDEPPPAAGCPVPQNSLNSQHSRALPAQLDGDLRFHALRAGAHVRILDEQTVARLEHGRDERALVFTSRPVRVAETIFVKVTRSGGARPGALSFGVTTCDPGTLRPAELPFSPEALVDRKEFWAVCRVPGPLHSGDILGLVVNAEGELHLSHNGAAAGMQLCVDASQPLWMLFGLHGAVTQIRILGSTILAERGMPSLPCSPASTPTSPSALGSHLSDPLLSTCSSGPLGSSAGGTAPNSPVSLPESPVTPGTGQWSDECTICYEHAVDTVIYTCGHMCLCYACGLRLKKALHACCPICRRPIKDIIKTYRSS; encoded by the exons ATGGACCTCAGCCACAAGGCCGTTAAGAGGCAGGCCAGCTTCTGCAATGCCATCACCTTCAGTAACCGCCCAGTCCTCATCTACGAGCAAGTCAGGCTGAAG ATCACCAAGAAGCAGTGCTGCTGGAGCGGGGCTCTGCGCCTGGGCTTCACGAGCAAGGACCCCTCCCGCATCCACCCCGACTCGCTGCCCAAGTACGCCTGCCCCGACCTGGTGTCCCAGAGCGGCTTCTGGGCCAAGGCGCTGCCCGAGGAGTTTGCCAACGAGGGCAACATCATCGCCTTCTGGGTGGACAAGAAGGGCCGTGTGTTCTACCGCATCAACGACTCGGCTGCCATGCTCTTCTTCAACGGGGTCCGCACGGCCGACCCGCTCTGGGCCCTGGTGGACGTCTACGGCCTCACGCGGGGCGTCCAGCTGCTCG ACAGCGAGCTGGTGCTCCCGGACTGCCTGCGGCCGCGCTCCTTCACCGCGCTGCGGCGGCCGTCACTGCGGCGCGAGGCCGACGACGCGCGCCTCTCCGTGAGCCTGTGCGACCTCAACGTGCCGGGCGGCGACGGCGACGAGCCCCCGCCGGCCGCCGGCTGCCCGGTGCCGCAGAACTCGCTCAACTCGCAGCACAGCCGCGCGCTGCCCGCGCAGCTCGACGGCGACCTGCGCTTCCACGCGCTGCGCGCCGGCGCGCACGTCCGCATCCTGGACGAGCAGACGGTGGCGCGCCTGGAGCACGGGCGCGACGAGCGCGCGCTCGTCTTCACCAGCCGGCCCGTGCGCGTGGCCGAGACCATCTTCGTCAAGGTCACGCGCTCGGGCGGCGCGCGGCCCGGCGCGCTCTCGTTCGGCGTCACCACGTGCGACCCCGGCACGCTGCGGCCCGCCGAGCTGCCGTTCAGCCCCGAGGCGCTGGTGGACCGCAAGGAGTTCTGGGCCGTGTGCCGCGTGCCCGGGCCCCTGCACAGCGGCGACATCCTGGGCCTGGTGGTCAACGCCGAAGGCGAGCTGCACCTCAGCCACAACGGCGCCGCGGCCGGCATGCAGCTGTGCGTGGACGCCTCGCAGCCGCTCTGGATGCTCTTTGGTCTGCACGGGGCCGTCACGCAGATCCGCATCCTTG GCTCCACCATCCTGGCAGAGCGGGGCATGCCATCActcccctgctcccctgcctccaCGCCAACCTCACCCAGCGCCCTGGGCAGCCACCTCTCCGACCCCTTGCTCAGCACGTGCAGCTCCGGACCTCTGGGTAGCTCTGCTGGTG GGACGGCCCCCAACTCACCGGTGAGCCTGCCAGAGTCACCAGTGACCCCAGGCACGGGCCAGTGGAGTGATGAGTGCACAATTTGCTATGAGCACGCGGTGGACACGGTCATCTACACATGTGGCCACATGTGCCTCTGCTACGCCTGTGGTCTACGCCTCAAGAAGGCCTTGCACGCCTGCTGCCCCATCTGCCGCCGCCCCATCAAGGACATCATCAAGACCTACCGCAGCTCCTAG
- the NEURL1 gene encoding E3 ubiquitin-protein ligase NEURL1 isoform X1: MGNNFSSIPSLPRGNPNRAPRGHPQNLKDSIGGPFPVTSHRCHHKQKHCPPVLPGGGLPATPLLFHPHTKGSQILMDLSHKAVKRQASFCNAITFSNRPVLIYEQVRLKITKKQCCWSGALRLGFTSKDPSRIHPDSLPKYACPDLVSQSGFWAKALPEEFANEGNIIAFWVDKKGRVFYRINDSAAMLFFNGVRTADPLWALVDVYGLTRGVQLLDSELVLPDCLRPRSFTALRRPSLRREADDARLSVSLCDLNVPGGDGDEPPPAAGCPVPQNSLNSQHSRALPAQLDGDLRFHALRAGAHVRILDEQTVARLEHGRDERALVFTSRPVRVAETIFVKVTRSGGARPGALSFGVTTCDPGTLRPAELPFSPEALVDRKEFWAVCRVPGPLHSGDILGLVVNAEGELHLSHNGAAAGMQLCVDASQPLWMLFGLHGAVTQIRILGSTILAERGMPSLPCSPASTPTSPSALGSHLSDPLLSTCSSGPLGSSAGGTAPNSPVSLPESPVTPGTGQWSDECTICYEHAVDTVIYTCGHMCLCYACGLRLKKALHACCPICRRPIKDIIKTYRSS; this comes from the exons ACTCCATCGGGGGCCCCTTCCCTGTCACCTCTCACCGATGCCACCACAAGCAGAAGCACTGCCCCCCGGTGCTGCCTGGCGGGGGGCTCCCAGCCACGCCGCTGCTCTTCCACCCACACACCAAGGGCTCCCAGATCCTCATGGACCTCAGCCACAAGGCCGTTAAGAGGCAGGCCAGCTTCTGCAATGCCATCACCTTCAGTAACCGCCCAGTCCTCATCTACGAGCAAGTCAGGCTGAAG ATCACCAAGAAGCAGTGCTGCTGGAGCGGGGCTCTGCGCCTGGGCTTCACGAGCAAGGACCCCTCCCGCATCCACCCCGACTCGCTGCCCAAGTACGCCTGCCCCGACCTGGTGTCCCAGAGCGGCTTCTGGGCCAAGGCGCTGCCCGAGGAGTTTGCCAACGAGGGCAACATCATCGCCTTCTGGGTGGACAAGAAGGGCCGTGTGTTCTACCGCATCAACGACTCGGCTGCCATGCTCTTCTTCAACGGGGTCCGCACGGCCGACCCGCTCTGGGCCCTGGTGGACGTCTACGGCCTCACGCGGGGCGTCCAGCTGCTCG ACAGCGAGCTGGTGCTCCCGGACTGCCTGCGGCCGCGCTCCTTCACCGCGCTGCGGCGGCCGTCACTGCGGCGCGAGGCCGACGACGCGCGCCTCTCCGTGAGCCTGTGCGACCTCAACGTGCCGGGCGGCGACGGCGACGAGCCCCCGCCGGCCGCCGGCTGCCCGGTGCCGCAGAACTCGCTCAACTCGCAGCACAGCCGCGCGCTGCCCGCGCAGCTCGACGGCGACCTGCGCTTCCACGCGCTGCGCGCCGGCGCGCACGTCCGCATCCTGGACGAGCAGACGGTGGCGCGCCTGGAGCACGGGCGCGACGAGCGCGCGCTCGTCTTCACCAGCCGGCCCGTGCGCGTGGCCGAGACCATCTTCGTCAAGGTCACGCGCTCGGGCGGCGCGCGGCCCGGCGCGCTCTCGTTCGGCGTCACCACGTGCGACCCCGGCACGCTGCGGCCCGCCGAGCTGCCGTTCAGCCCCGAGGCGCTGGTGGACCGCAAGGAGTTCTGGGCCGTGTGCCGCGTGCCCGGGCCCCTGCACAGCGGCGACATCCTGGGCCTGGTGGTCAACGCCGAAGGCGAGCTGCACCTCAGCCACAACGGCGCCGCGGCCGGCATGCAGCTGTGCGTGGACGCCTCGCAGCCGCTCTGGATGCTCTTTGGTCTGCACGGGGCCGTCACGCAGATCCGCATCCTTG GCTCCACCATCCTGGCAGAGCGGGGCATGCCATCActcccctgctcccctgcctccaCGCCAACCTCACCCAGCGCCCTGGGCAGCCACCTCTCCGACCCCTTGCTCAGCACGTGCAGCTCCGGACCTCTGGGTAGCTCTGCTGGTG GGACGGCCCCCAACTCACCGGTGAGCCTGCCAGAGTCACCAGTGACCCCAGGCACGGGCCAGTGGAGTGATGAGTGCACAATTTGCTATGAGCACGCGGTGGACACGGTCATCTACACATGTGGCCACATGTGCCTCTGCTACGCCTGTGGTCTACGCCTCAAGAAGGCCTTGCACGCCTGCTGCCCCATCTGCCGCCGCCCCATCAAGGACATCATCAAGACCTACCGCAGCTCCTAG